A stretch of Exiguobacterium sp. BMC-KP DNA encodes these proteins:
- a CDS encoding ATP-binding cassette domain-containing protein, whose translation MILLQVNQLSKSFGVEPILENIKLEVQERDRIALVGRNGAGKSTLLKIIAGELSHDSGDIMKGKDVKIGYLAQDSGLESNESIWNEMLTVFEHLQEQERTLRRMEIEMGMEHILNDPVAYDRLLKTYDQAQHDFSEAGGYQFEANIRSVLHGMRFYPDDYSRRIQTLSGGQRTRLALAKMLLQAPELLILDEPTNHLDIDTLAWLESYLGGYRGAVLIVSHDRYFLDQVVNVVYELSRNVCRKFTGNYTKYLEQKAALYDQEMKQFEQQQEELAKMQDFIQRNIARATTTKRAQSVRKRLEKVDRLDRPDGDERSTVLSFPIEKQSGNDVLQVNQLAIGYEEAVSKDITFRLQRGESLALVGPNGIGKSTLLKVLVGRLRPLVGDFRFGTGVSIGYYDQEQAELNDRNRVIDEIWNEWPLMREQEVRSVLGQFLFSGDDVFKIVHELSGGERGRLALAKLKLRKTNVLVLDEPTNHLDLDSKMVLENALVDYEGTLLFVSHDRYFIDRIATRVIEMSEAGVTEYLGDYSYYTEKKAEQEEIARLEAEEAKAAKVIASKTIDKEAQKEEKKRRQQIEQIEQDIEQLEQRSAEIEQLLCEPEVFNDIPKATALSAERDQIDIDLLELMERWENQH comes from the coding sequence ATGATACTCTTACAAGTCAACCAACTCTCGAAATCATTCGGCGTCGAGCCGATTTTAGAAAATATCAAACTAGAAGTACAAGAACGCGACCGAATTGCGCTTGTCGGGCGAAACGGTGCCGGAAAATCGACCTTGCTCAAAATCATCGCTGGCGAACTGAGTCACGACTCGGGCGACATCATGAAGGGCAAGGACGTCAAAATCGGTTATCTCGCGCAAGACAGTGGTCTTGAATCGAATGAATCGATTTGGAACGAGATGCTGACCGTCTTTGAACATTTACAAGAACAAGAACGGACACTACGCCGGATGGAAATCGAAATGGGGATGGAACATATCTTGAACGACCCTGTCGCTTACGATCGTCTCTTGAAGACGTACGATCAAGCACAGCACGACTTCTCAGAAGCTGGTGGTTATCAGTTCGAAGCGAATATTCGCTCTGTCTTGCACGGAATGCGCTTTTATCCCGACGATTACTCACGCCGGATCCAGACGTTATCTGGTGGTCAACGGACACGGCTCGCTTTAGCGAAGATGCTCTTGCAAGCACCAGAACTCCTCATTCTCGATGAGCCGACCAATCACCTCGATATCGATACGCTTGCTTGGCTCGAAAGTTATCTCGGTGGTTATCGTGGTGCCGTCCTGATCGTCTCGCACGACCGGTACTTCCTCGACCAAGTCGTCAATGTCGTCTATGAGCTCTCCCGCAATGTCTGTCGTAAGTTCACGGGGAACTATACGAAGTACTTGGAACAAAAAGCGGCATTGTACGATCAAGAAATGAAACAGTTCGAACAGCAACAAGAAGAGCTCGCGAAGATGCAGGACTTCATTCAACGAAATATCGCCCGGGCGACGACGACAAAACGTGCGCAAAGCGTTCGAAAACGACTCGAGAAAGTTGATCGGCTCGATCGACCGGATGGGGATGAGCGTAGTACGGTCCTCTCCTTCCCGATTGAAAAACAAAGCGGTAACGACGTCCTGCAAGTCAATCAACTGGCGATTGGTTATGAAGAAGCTGTCTCAAAAGATATCACGTTCCGTTTGCAACGTGGCGAATCGCTCGCACTCGTTGGTCCGAACGGAATCGGGAAGTCGACGCTCTTAAAAGTCCTCGTCGGTCGCTTACGTCCCCTCGTCGGTGATTTCCGTTTCGGAACCGGCGTCTCGATCGGATATTACGATCAAGAGCAAGCAGAACTCAATGACCGAAATCGTGTCATCGATGAGATTTGGAACGAATGGCCACTGATGCGCGAACAAGAAGTTCGTTCTGTCCTTGGACAATTCTTGTTTAGCGGTGACGACGTCTTCAAAATCGTCCATGAGTTATCAGGTGGAGAACGCGGACGTCTCGCGCTCGCAAAACTGAAATTACGCAAGACGAACGTCCTCGTCCTCGATGAGCCGACGAACCACTTGGATCTTGATTCGAAGATGGTTCTTGAAAATGCACTCGTCGACTATGAAGGGACGCTACTATTCGTCTCCCACGACCGTTACTTCATCGACCGGATCGCGACACGCGTTATCGAGATGAGTGAGGCTGGTGTGACAGAGTACCTCGGCGATTATTCGTACTACACGGAGAAGAAGGCGGAACAAGAAGAAATCGCTCGCCTCGAAGCCGAGGAAGCAAAAGCGGCAAAAGTCATAGCATCGAAGACGATCGATAAAGAAGCACAAAAGGAAGAAAAGAAACGCCGTCAGCAAATCGAACAAATTGAACAAGACATCGAGCAGCTTGAACAACGTTCGGCGGAAATTGAACAGTTGCTGTGCGAGCCGGAAGTCTTCAATGATATTCCGAAAGCGACGGCGCTTTCAGCAGAACGTGATCAGATTGATATCGATTTGCTCGAATTGATGGAACGATGGGAGAATCAACACTGA
- a CDS encoding flavin reductase family protein: MKFEASTLSAKDNYKLLIGSIIPRPIAFVTTQGEDGTVNAAPFSFFTVASSSPPQLVIAVQRTDQGQKDTARNILAKQSYVIHIVSEEIVDAVNETAAPLAYGESELKRTDLTLVDSDAIEVPGIAEAKIRFEMRLTQHVELEGADLLIGEVLRYHVADELVESFRIDAAGLKAVARLAGNDYATIGKTFTIARPTK; this comes from the coding sequence ATGAAGTTTGAAGCATCAACGCTTAGCGCAAAAGACAACTATAAATTATTGATTGGCAGTATTATTCCACGTCCGATTGCTTTCGTGACGACGCAAGGGGAAGACGGGACGGTCAATGCCGCACCATTTTCCTTCTTTACCGTCGCATCGAGCAGTCCACCACAACTCGTAATCGCCGTACAACGGACGGATCAAGGACAGAAAGATACGGCCCGTAACATTTTGGCGAAACAAAGCTACGTCATCCACATCGTCAGCGAAGAGATCGTCGATGCGGTCAATGAAACAGCTGCACCACTGGCTTACGGTGAAAGTGAGCTGAAGCGGACGGATTTAACACTCGTTGATAGCGACGCGATCGAAGTACCAGGAATCGCGGAAGCAAAAATTCGGTTCGAGATGCGCTTGACGCAACACGTCGAGCTAGAAGGTGCCGATCTTTTGATTGGTGAAGTACTGCGCTATCACGTCGCGGATGAACTCGTCGAGTCGTTCCGGATCGATGCGGCAGGATTAAAAGCTGTCGCGCGTTTAGCAGGGAACGATTATGCGACGATCGGGAAGACGTTTACGATTGCCCGACCGACAAAATGA
- a CDS encoding DoxX family protein: MMNTGLLIIRLIIGLTFAAHGTQKLFGWFGGHGIAGTGGWFESIGMKPGKALAITAGLAELIGGLLFAGGAFLWIAAILIIGSMLVAIVKVHGTNGYWVTQNGYEYNMALIVIALGVAMIGAGDYSLAALIG; encoded by the coding sequence ATGATGAATACAGGACTTTTAATTATTCGTTTAATCATCGGTTTAACATTCGCTGCACACGGTACACAAAAATTATTTGGTTGGTTCGGTGGACATGGCATCGCTGGAACAGGCGGTTGGTTCGAATCAATCGGCATGAAGCCAGGAAAAGCACTCGCAATTACAGCGGGTCTTGCTGAATTGATCGGTGGTTTGTTGTTCGCAGGTGGTGCTTTTCTGTGGATCGCTGCCATCCTCATCATCGGTTCGATGCTTGTCGCAATTGTTAAAGTACACGGTACGAATGGTTACTGGGTGACGCAGAACGGGTACGAATACAACATGGCATTGATCGTCATCGCCCTTGGCGTAGCGATGATCGGTGCTGGAGACTATTCACTCGCTGCACTCATCGGGTGA
- a CDS encoding winged helix-turn-helix transcriptional regulator codes for MEEVAIQPALCPKVEHAFEILGKKWTGLILRHLLTKTCRFNEIQDAIPELSGRMLTERMKELEAEGIVIRTVIPDRPIKIQYSLTDKGRQLEPVIRSIEEWAELQD; via the coding sequence ATGGAAGAAGTCGCAATCCAACCGGCTCTTTGTCCCAAAGTCGAACATGCCTTTGAAATCTTAGGTAAGAAATGGACAGGTCTGATTTTACGTCACTTGTTGACGAAGACATGCCGTTTCAATGAGATTCAAGATGCCATTCCCGAATTATCAGGTCGTATGCTCACGGAACGTATGAAGGAGCTCGAAGCGGAAGGCATCGTCATCCGGACTGTCATTCCCGATCGTCCGATTAAGATTCAATACAGTTTGACCGACAAAGGACGCCAACTCGAACCGGTCATTCGTTCCATTGAAGAATGGGCCGAACTACAAGACTAA
- a CDS encoding flavodoxin translates to MHIAIGFVSMSGNTEDIVSIIKSELEQHEVNVTITELDQFVGEDLSRFDGLLLGSYTWGDGDLPYEAEDFVEELREQSLNGIPAAAFGSGDLDYPKYCAAVDLIEEALKEAGATIATDGLKIEFDPNTPEKQAACRAFTQTFHRFLQHVLS, encoded by the coding sequence ATGCATATCGCGATTGGATTCGTCAGCATGTCCGGTAATACGGAAGATATCGTCTCGATTATAAAGAGTGAGCTTGAGCAACATGAGGTCAACGTGACGATTACAGAACTAGATCAATTCGTCGGGGAGGACTTATCGCGTTTTGATGGTCTGCTGCTCGGCTCATATACATGGGGAGACGGTGATTTGCCATATGAAGCAGAAGATTTCGTCGAGGAGCTACGGGAGCAGTCTTTAAACGGGATACCGGCTGCTGCTTTTGGCTCGGGGGATCTTGATTATCCAAAGTACTGCGCAGCTGTTGACTTGATCGAAGAAGCACTAAAAGAAGCCGGGGCGACTATCGCCACGGATGGCTTAAAGATTGAGTTTGATCCGAATACCCCGGAAAAACAAGCGGCTTGTCGTGCATTTACGCAGACATTTCATCGTTTTTTACAGCACGTCCTTTCATAA
- a CDS encoding haloacid dehalogenase type II: MTIQALVFDVYGTLFDVHSVKEQAEELYPGHGEAISKRWREKQLEYSFLRQLNGQYVPFSQVTQDALRYALLELKLHVTEEQITTLMETYLTLDVYPEVSSVLETMADKRLVVFSNGSHDMLDPLIEQSGLADRFEHLVSVDDIKQYKPAPASYMHALNTLGLKREEVLFMSSNGWDITGAKSFGFKTAWINRNGLPVEELNLDPDRIYDDLTGITEWQ, encoded by the coding sequence ATGACGATTCAAGCACTCGTCTTTGACGTCTACGGTACGTTATTCGATGTCCATTCCGTCAAAGAACAAGCAGAAGAGCTGTATCCGGGACACGGAGAGGCCATCAGTAAACGCTGGCGGGAGAAACAACTAGAGTACTCTTTCCTCCGGCAATTGAACGGACAATATGTGCCGTTCAGTCAAGTGACGCAAGACGCTCTCCGCTACGCATTACTCGAACTGAAACTCCATGTGACGGAGGAGCAGATCACGACTCTCATGGAAACGTACCTGACACTTGATGTCTACCCAGAAGTCAGCTCCGTTCTCGAGACGATGGCGGATAAGCGCCTCGTCGTCTTCTCGAATGGTTCGCACGATATGCTCGATCCATTGATTGAACAATCAGGTTTAGCCGATCGGTTCGAACATCTTGTCAGTGTCGATGACATTAAACAATACAAGCCGGCACCTGCTTCCTATATGCACGCCTTAAACACACTCGGTCTGAAACGAGAAGAGGTCTTATTCATGTCCTCGAACGGTTGGGATATTACCGGGGCGAAAAGCTTTGGCTTCAAAACAGCATGGATCAACCGAAATGGACTTCCGGTCGAGGAATTGAACCTCGATCCGGATCGCATCTATGACGACTTAACCGGCATCACAGAATGGCAATGA
- the tsaD gene encoding tRNA (adenosine(37)-N6)-threonylcarbamoyltransferase complex transferase subunit TsaD has product MTQPLILAIESSCDETAAAVVRGGTDVLSNVVSSQIESHKRFGGVVPEVASRHHVERITYVIDDALTEANVTIDDIDAIAVTEGPGLVGALLVGVSAAKTLAFAHNKPLIGVHHIAGHIYANRLVQELEFPLVCLIASGGHTELIYMPEDGVYEVIGETRDDAAGEAYDKVARTLKLPYPGGPRIDQLAQTGQDTFHFPRVWLEKDSYDFSFSGLKSAVINAVHNAEQRGEVIIPEDLAASFQASVVEVLVTKAIRAVKDKGGRQLLLAGGVAANKGLRHGLEAACAKEGIDLVIPPMHLCGDNAAMIGAAAIHPYRALRYSTLAMNAEPGLDLK; this is encoded by the coding sequence ATGACACAACCATTGATTCTAGCAATTGAATCGAGCTGCGACGAAACAGCGGCTGCCGTCGTCCGTGGAGGAACGGATGTCTTATCAAACGTCGTCTCGTCTCAAATCGAGAGTCATAAACGTTTTGGTGGCGTCGTGCCTGAAGTCGCCTCACGCCATCACGTTGAGCGTATCACCTATGTCATTGATGATGCGTTGACGGAAGCAAACGTCACGATCGACGACATTGACGCGATTGCCGTTACGGAAGGACCAGGACTTGTTGGCGCATTACTCGTTGGCGTTAGTGCGGCAAAGACACTTGCTTTTGCGCATAATAAGCCGTTGATCGGTGTTCATCATATCGCAGGTCATATCTATGCCAATCGTCTCGTGCAAGAACTCGAGTTCCCGCTCGTCTGTTTGATTGCATCAGGTGGGCACACGGAGCTGATTTACATGCCAGAAGATGGTGTATATGAAGTCATCGGCGAAACACGAGATGATGCAGCAGGGGAAGCCTATGATAAAGTCGCTCGGACATTGAAGTTACCGTACCCGGGTGGTCCACGGATCGATCAGTTGGCACAGACGGGGCAGGATACGTTCCACTTTCCACGCGTCTGGCTCGAGAAGGATTCGTATGACTTTAGCTTCAGCGGTTTGAAGTCAGCGGTCATCAATGCCGTGCATAATGCTGAGCAACGGGGAGAAGTGATCATTCCGGAAGATTTAGCTGCGAGTTTCCAAGCGAGTGTCGTCGAAGTCCTCGTGACGAAGGCGATCCGTGCCGTGAAGGATAAAGGGGGACGCCAACTGCTACTTGCCGGTGGTGTCGCCGCCAACAAAGGATTACGCCACGGTCTTGAAGCAGCATGTGCGAAGGAAGGAATCGATCTCGTCATTCCGCCAATGCACCTGTGTGGAGACAATGCAGCGATGATCGGAGCAGCTGCGATTCATCCATATCGTGCGTTACGCTATTCGACACTTGCCATGAATGCAGAACCTGGGCTAGATTTAAAGTAA